The Neosynechococcus sphagnicola sy1 genome has a window encoding:
- the ndk gene encoding nucleoside-diphosphate kinase — protein MSLRYERLRTNVRSRATVERTFLAIKPDGVQRGLVGEIIRRFEVKGFTLVGLKLIHVSRELAERHYDVHREKPFFAGLVEFITSGPVVAMVWEGDGVVASARKIIGATNPLTAEPGTLRGDYGISIGRNIIHGSDAIETAQREIALWFKEEELASWQPCLAPWLAE, from the coding sequence ATGTCGCTAAGATACGAAAGGTTGAGGACAAACGTTAGGAGCCGTGCAACTGTGGAGAGAACATTTTTAGCAATCAAACCGGATGGTGTCCAGCGGGGCTTAGTTGGTGAAATTATTCGGCGGTTTGAGGTCAAAGGGTTTACCTTGGTTGGATTGAAACTCATACATGTGAGTCGAGAACTGGCCGAAAGACACTATGACGTTCACCGAGAAAAGCCCTTCTTTGCAGGTTTAGTGGAATTTATTACCTCTGGCCCCGTAGTTGCCATGGTCTGGGAAGGAGATGGTGTCGTTGCTTCAGCCCGCAAGATCATTGGAGCCACCAATCCCCTCACTGCGGAACCGGGAACCCTACGGGGTGACTATGGGATCAGCATTGGTCGCAACATTATTCATGGCTCGGATGCCATTGAAACTGCCCAACGGGAAATTGCCCTGTGGTTTAAGGAAGAGGAACTAGCCAGTTGGCAGCCTTGTTTGGCTCCGTGGCTAGCGGAGTAA